The window CAGGCAATTCCCACCCGCGACCACCGGTTATTTAATACCTTTCTAGCACCCAAAGTCCGCATCATTGCCAGTGGTATTCAGTGCTGGAACCCTACCTGctaggtacttggtacctacATAGTACCTACGAATTTGCTGCCACGACTGCCGATTATCCCGAGCTTGACGTGTACGGTACAGCACGGTTCGGCATTCACCACTGCGACGTGCCAGCTGCTCCCCCCGCAGCGACACCCCCGCTGGCGGTAGCATCCTTgacaccaccaccaccaccaccaccgccgccgccgccgccgccgccgcccgcacCACCATCGCGAACCATCCCGCCGACCAATCTCACGCACATGCTGCACAGTATATTCCAACCCGAATCGCCCCCTCGacctctccccctcccctcctcccctccctcccttgcTTCTCCGTCGAGTCAATCTGCATACCCACCCACTCCTCTGCATCCCCCCTGCCGGTCCGGATTCGAGCCACGACAGCTCGTCCCAGTGGCTCCACGACCTTGCTCTTCTCCTCATTGAGCAACATTCTCTGCCTCTCGCTGGACCGACGACCAAGTATTCCActccatccccccccccccccccccctctcgccTCCCATCGCATCATCAACCTATCGAGTCGGCCAAGGCTGGGAGACCTGTTCTGGCGCGATACATGCGTATGCATGCACGAGTCGGCTCCGTCTTCGCTCGGCCCTCCATCTCCTACCTACTAATCTGTGGCCACCATCCATTCACTGCTACCTCTAGCACTGCCgccaacagcagcagcagcagcagcagcagcagcagcagaagcacCGGTACCTCCACCACTACGAAGCTGGCCGCTGGCTGTTAGTGCTTAAAGTTACTTGCTTATCAGGTGAGCCTCCCTTTTCCAGCTGCTCCaacctctcctctcctcctccaccacctcctgctgcttctcctcctcctcctcctcctcctcctcctcctcctcctcctcctcctcctcctcctcctcctcctccctcctggCAACAATCCACTACCaccaccatcgccatcaccatcaccatcgcgaccgccatcaccatcacgaccgccatcgccatcgccatcaccaccatctccctcccccctACTCCACACCTTCGGGTGTTACCAACTGGGGGCTTCATCGCAGCACGTCACCCCCCATGAGCCTCTCGCGCCCGATTCCGCAACAGAGGGAGAGCCGTtcttgctcgccgacgcgctcTGATGCATGTTTCCTGTGATATTTTCATGCCTCCCCCCGTGTAGCATATGCTTGTGCTTCGTTCACCCTCTCTGCCCCGTCCGCTGCGAGCTCCATGCCCAACCACGGccttctcgacgacatcggctCTCCTGGCTCACGCAATGTACAGTAGAGACTTGAAACCGAACCGGACCAGGGCCGGCTTCATCAGGATGGATCCCAATTGCGCCATTTGTAATGCCCCGGCCACCATGGGATGCGACTGTGAGGCCAAGGGCCTCGAGATCGCCATTCGCCAGGCCGAGGACCGCATGATGCGCTCCATCTACTCTGACATACGGTACGGCCTAACCTCGACGCTCACACCCGTCATCCAACTTTTCTCTGCTTCCTTGCCTCCATCGTCATGCCGCTAACGAGCGGACCCCAGCGCTTGGGTTCGCGCCCACGCCCAAGACTACGTGCTCGAATACTTCCGCCTCCTGTCCGAGCGACGCAAGAACGCGCACACGTCGCACCTCGACCAGATGACGGCCCATACCTTCTACCACTACAACGCCCCGCCGCACCCGAACCAGatcgccgacgcccaggCCACGCTCAagcgcggcctcgacgacgactggcAGGCCTCGGTCCAACGCTACCCCGAGATCCTCGAGTATTactttggcctcgtcgagctgacCATCCCCGACGACAACGACTCTGCCGTCAAGGACCCGCCCCTGAGCGCCCTCAACGGCCAGCGAAAGGCGATGAGGAGGCggaccgtcgccgagggcctgCCCTCGAGCGACAGCAgaggaagccgaggcggTGGTGAGGCCCCGTACGACACCACcccagcgccgccgccgccgccgccgccgccgtttgATGACCGATCCCTGGGGCTCGAGAGGCGAAACTCATCACGCCGATCGAGGATGCCCTCCCGCCCTTCGACCTCCTATTACGCCTCATTCCCCTGACCGTCGCCCCTCGTCTCCTTGCGGGTCAACACAACCCAGCCCGGCCTGCACAGCGTCTGTCTCCTACGCTGCCCGTCTGCTGGCAGCCCatcatcccccccccccccccccccccattccATCCTTTTCTTTTCCCCGACAGCATGAATGCATCAAAGATTGGAGTACCGCCTTCCTGTCCTTGTACCAAATGACGACCGGCATGACGAAAATGGCGATGAAGTCTGGAATAGAAAGCATGCCTTGACGTCCTCTGGCGtgcgccatggccgtcaccgAATGAATCAATGAATGAAGCATGATAGACCATTACGAGACGGAGCATGGTAACGAGTCAATGACGGCGGCTAATGAACATGACATCTGCAATATGCAATATCCCATGTACATTCTTAGTTTCCATCAAACATATGAACGCGTCCGAGATGGATGCACCCCTACTCATCTCTTCATTCGAGCGGGCCCCCCTGAATGCCATGTTCCAGAGACGACGTAGGCTGTCATGCAGTCGGAGCGACGGACAGGATAGAGCAGCACGGCACAAATCGAAatgcctccctcccctctccctcaCAAGCAGATCAAATGTCACGCATGTGCAGTCGTGCTCACATGGCGAATAAATAGCGAACAGCAAGCACCACTCTCCCCTGCGCTGTTGTCAAGGTTTTGCTCACGCCGGATATGAGAACGCAAATTGAACAGATTCCTAGTTCCACTCTCTTCCttcctcccccctcccctttccCGTACCCCTTTTTACGCAACCACCTGGCGCCCGGTGAGCGTCGACTAAATGGTTGCGCGCCTTGAAGCTGGTGGCTAATGATGCAGTTGGAGCTGATGCGAGATCCAACGTGCTCGCACGGCGGTCACGCCCCTTACTTGTCGGCAATGGAGGCgcccttgacggcggcgacgacttcctcgaccttgtcgtcgccatcgacgccatccgCGCCCGCTTGCTCGAGCTTCTCAAtctccttcttggcctttTCAATGTTCTGCATCGCAACGTCAGCAAGCGTTTCCTTTCCTTGGCCACCGCCCATCCGTCACTACGTACCCGCTGCGTCTGGGCCATCTGGTCAGACTTCCAGTGGTCCAGCTTGGCCTTGACCTTCTCGATGAAGCCCGGCACGTCGTCGCTGCTCATCGGcggctcgacgccgatgaaAGCAGAGTCCTCCACCACCGAAGGCGGGCAGCTGAAGGCCTTGGCCCCCGCCCCGTTGACGCCGCCCTTCTTGCCCTTCTTgcccttcttcgccgccggcaggtACTCCTCGTCGCGGTCCTCCTTGCGGAGCAGCTTCGTGCCCTTGAGCGCCGATTGATCGACGGTCCGCTGCGCctgggcgccgaggccgctgTCCGCCATCAGCGGGCCCTTCTCCGTCTTGTGCGTCGGGTCGAGGAACTGGAGCAGGCTGTGGGCCCGGCGGATCTCCTCGAGGTAGGCAGGgtcgctcgcctcggccaggaCACGCTCGGCCACCACCTTCTTCTTGTCCTTGTTGTActgctcctgctcggcctTTCGGCGCTCCTGCTGCCTTTGCCGGGCCTCGCGCTCGTGCGCCTGGTAGGCCTTCTTCTGACCGTAAAAGTCGTCCTTGAGCTTCTTGATGGCCGCGTAGGTGCCCTGCTGCTCCGTCTGCAGCTTGGAACGCTCGTCCCGGAGGCTGTTGATGCCCTTGTAGGCttcgtcctgctcggccttgatggcgtcgagctcggcctggACCTTGTTGTACTGCTCCGACATGGCCTTCTGCTCGGGGTCCTCCATGCTGTCCTTGATCTCCTTGATCTTGGCGCGAAGCTCGTCGATCTGCTTCTGGGAGTCGTCGAACTGGCCAAAGTTCTTGCGCAGCTTGCGCAGGCTCGAGATGTCGCTGAGCGCCTTCTTCTCGTCCACGAGCTTCATGGTGCCCGAGTTGACCTGCTTGTCGAGGCTCTCGATCTGGCGGTCAATGTCCTCGGCGCTCTTGAAGGgcaccttggccttggccgtcttcTGCTCCGCGATGCGGCTCCGAACCTGTTCATCGAGACGCTTGATCTGGTCGAGCTTGCCGGTGCGGGCCGACTTGCCACCCGCTTGCTTCTGGCGGATCTCGTTGGCCTGGGCGATGAGCTCCTGCCGGCGCTTCTGCGCCGGGTTCTGCTGCTCCTTGTTCTTGTTGGGCATCGCAATGTCGATCTTGGCCCTGATGGCGTTCTGcaacgacggacggacgagcgTCGGTCAGTCAAGCGAACCATGGGCGTGCCGGGGCATGAAGGCCTACCAATCGGTCCATGGATGCCTTGTgcgccttctcggccttTGCGAGCTCCTCCTTGAAGAGGTTCTCGTCAGGCCGCGTCGGGCGCGACGACTCGGCGGCCGCTGGGGCCTTTGCGGGAGCACTTTCGGCCATCGTGTCGTGTCGTCGTGGTGCTGCGTGTACCTAGGGCGGGGGAGGCGGGGGAGGCGACGCGAGTCGATGAGGCAAGGACCCGTGATGCGAAGGCCGGGATGAGTCCGTGGAGCAGGAATTCCTCCTCGCAAAAAGGAGAAGTGAGGGCTGAGGAGCGAGGGAGTTGGGGTGACGGACGATGCTGTGCGCTGTCGAAAAATGCGACGTCGGGCAAAATATAAATTCCTCCTCCTCAGCAGCcggacggatggacggtGGACAGGTAGAGCGGACACGAGCCCTGGAAACGAGCTGTGTCGGTGACTTGTGCTCCCCACCATTCGCGATTACAGCGGGCGGCTACAGCGGCCTTGTGGACCGACCGACTTGAGTTCTAACCCTTGTGGCTGGCCTGAAACCCCGCGCCATTGAGGTGGCATTTAATACAGCTCGGAGGGCACCCGAGTACCACCCATGTACCTACTCCCCAGGGAGTGGTGGGCAAGCACAGCAATGGCGGGAGTACCGGGTACCaagcaggtacaagcacaggcACAATCCTGCAGCGCCGGATGATCAACCCAGGAGCGGGCACTTGTGTACTtggtattacggagtacagactCCGTAggatacagtacaagtacacctacatatactccgtactggtacctgtacggagtagagtactgatctaagtaagtacagtacttaagtaactaccaccgtactccgtacagtacggagtatacccCGTAAGTACAGCTTCGAGCTACTGTActtcagtaagtacttaagcaagtactgtccttacatgtacttactgtatacaactacggagtacatgcgagtacttgtaccaagtACCAGCGATATCCCATGTGTGGGGCCGGCGACTTCCATTTCCGACCATCGAGTCACATGACCAAGTCCCTTTGTTCTTGGAGCGCCAGGTAGGCAGGCGTCAAGCGGTGCGAAAACGAGCTTCTCCTGGCTGATAGAAGGCTGATAGGTCGACCCCCCAACGTCAAACAATTTTCCACCTACTTTCAACGGTCGCCCACCAAaccgcctccccccccctcggtCTTTGCATCCCGGACAGCACCCATCCGCTCCTCCGTGTCGCGCAGGCTACAATCCTTCGCGACCATggactacagtactcccAGCGATGGCAAATCGAAAGAGGTGGTGAGGCTGTGGCGAGCGTGGAGGACTGTGCACGAGATGGTGGCCGACAGAGTAGGTGCCACCGCAAGCCTCGTCCGGAGCAGGGGAGCAGTCTGTTTCTTGCCTGTATCAAGTCTCACCGGTTCTTTAGGAgtacgagctcgccgaggacgaagtcAACATTTCCCTGGAGCGCTTCCGCGACGAATACTGCAATCCCGATGGATCCGTCAAGTacgaccccccccccctcggaTGCCTTCTCACCCATTCACTTCGCTTCGTACCGTcaaccgtcgtcgcctgacCTTTCTTCACAGCCGCGCAAAACTACAATTCTCTGCCCGGCCGAGCGACTCCATGCTCCGTAAAAACACGCCtcccccgacggcgtcgaatCCCGACCCGGTCCCCGACTGCGGCCCCGTCTGGATCGAGTTCCTCACGGACAAACAGTTCGGTGTCGCCCAGATTCGCCAGTTCGCCAAGCACACCATCACCAATAAATACAAGACGGGCATCATGGTCACGCACGTCGCCCTCTCCCCCGCGGCCCGCAAAACTCTTGCTAGCGTGGAAAGCCTTGCCAAGATCGAATGCTTCCTCGAGGATGACCTGCTCGTCAACATCACCCACCACGAGCTCGTGCCGCGGCACGTGCTCCTCTCGCGCGAAGAGAAGACGGCGCTGCTCAAGCGATATCGACTCAAGGAGACGCAGTTGCCGCGCATCCTGCAAAAGGACCCCGTCGCGCGCTATCTCGGCCTGAAGCGAGGCCAGGTGGTCAAGATCATCCGCGTCAgcgagacggccggccgGTACGCCAGCTACAGGCTCTGCGTCTAGGGACCTCGTGGGCGAGGCCGCGGATGGCTCGAAGTTGCCGGCGCGACCGGTTTGGCGACGAGATGGCTGCGTACGACCAAGCCGGAGGTACCGCCGGGAGGCCaagttgggggggggggggggcgttCGACATGCATTTAGGGATTAAAAGCTGGCGTTATTTAGGGCAACTGGCTGTGTTGCGACATCGTCTTGTACCCGTATCCATACATCATCAATGAGAAAGTATAACAAAACTTTGGGTGCAGACACCCGTCGGCTCACGCTACTCGTCCACTCTGAGGCCAATATCAAACTCGCTTTCGCTTGGGGTATACTCGCGCTAATATATCATCAAAGATCGCCCGCCTTCCTCCGAAGCCTGTCATGGCCCGCAGGACTCTCGCAAGCCATGATGGGCCCTTGACACTTGTGGGTTTTGCCCATccgccctctcctccctcggtACGGTAGCAATGAAAACAAAACTGCGCCAGGGTATACGAAAACGAACCAAACGCCAGGTCGATGAGCAGCATGTAGACGTGAAGGGGGAAGAAACATGGTGTAGCGCGACCTGCTCCTGGGACCAGGCATCGCTGCAACGCGCCATCGCTGCTCCGACGACTCTTGGCCGTAGTCGTTGGCATAAAGTAGGAATGGCAATGCGCTTTCGACTTCGGCGACGCGATCGATGCGGTTCTCATTTTAAGAGACCGCCAGGATCCGCAAACTCCAAGTCATGTTGGCTGCTGCTCAGATGCACCGGCCGCTTCTGCGGAATTGGTTCGAGCTCCGAGCCGCCCCTGGCCCTCGCTCGAGACGGGTGCGGGCTGGCAGGGACCGCAAGCCCATCGAGGTCTTGCAGGAGCGCCGCCGACCCTCGTCGGACGCCCACCGTGCTCGCGGGAACGGAGGCAGGAGGCGCGCCATACGGGGAGCCGGGGGCcggggtcgacgacggaccgCTTCCGCGCCGgtagccgccgccggtgccgccgcccgcctcgccgtcgagcaggccgccgacgtccagGAAGGACAGGCGCCGCTTCCGCGGGTCGGTTTTCGAGAGCGGGTCGAGCGGGACGAGAAGGTCGTCGCTGTGCTCGCTGTTGCTTGCCCGGCTCGTTGAGCCTTGCCAGTCGACGCCGTACTCTTCGCGGTGCTTGAAGACGGGAGTCGTGGAGAAGTGCTCGGTCGCGgggctcctcggcggctCCTGAAGCTCGGGGTCGACGCTCAGGCCGACGTCTCGCACGAGATCCTCATCGCTGCCCCACTGCTGCTGCAGGGTTGGCCGTCGGGCGCTGCTGGACCGGTCGAAGgagtcggcggccgagtttCGGTGGAATTTTTGCTTCTTGATGCCGCGGTCGCGAACGAAGGAGCCcaggacgagggcgttggcggcggccgtggcgaagAGCAGCTCGaccgaggcgaggagggatCGGATCTGCTGGCCGCCGCGTTCCTCCATGGTCCGCGGCAGCCGGTAcaaggtgacgacgacgacagacAGGCTGAGGGAAAATAGCAGGATGAGGTGGATCTTGCGCTTCAACTTCATCTGACTCCGAACGATGATGGGAATGGGAAAGAAGACGAGCAGggcgtcggtgacgacgtTGCAGGTGGTCATGGTGATGAGCTGAACATAGGCCTGCCGGCACTGGCCGCCCGGATCCGGCAGGACTTGCCAGTAGCGACGGAAGGGCGAGCATTCGACCAgcgtgccgacgacgacggcgacaaaggtGAGGGCCAGAGTCAGCCGGATGGCGATCAAGGTCACTTGGTGGGAGCGCGACCAGGTGAGATCGGTCAGTCGTCGGAGAAACTCGAGAATGGCCAACTTGAGAATCCACAGGCTGCAGTGGAGCATGAAAAGTTAGCCCTCGGGGTTGCGAGCGCGAGCGATGGCTCGTTCCAATCGGCGCACCGGCCTTGACGGCAGCGAGGCGAACTTACGTCGCGCCGTAAAAGATCCTGCTGGCGAGGACCAGGCCACTGGCGATGGACTTTTGGCGCAGCTGGGTGGGGGTTAATTCGAGACGGCTGAAATCGGCGTTGTTGGTGCCGTATCGGAGGACGAAATGAAGGCAGACCATGCGCAGGAAGAgcgggacgagggcgagggaggcgatcTTGTCCTCGAGGAAGAGCTTCTCGGTTCGGATGaaacggccgacgacgcggaggATGATCATGAGGGCGCAGAAGGACGTCATCCACCAGCACACAAGCAGCGTCGGCTTGTCCTCGCGATAGTCCCGGAGAGTCGGGGGATCGGAATAGAGCGtcatgccgtcgagggcgcagGTCCACGCTCGTCGACCTCCGCAGAGGATTCGACGAGCGAGGAGGGCCGTCGTTCAATTGATGTTGATTCGGTCGCGGGCGCGCACACGACGAGACGTCCGACGCAAGCTCGGCCGGTGCGTGCgggtggcggcgccggctgcTTCAGGACGACATGAAGCCGCAAGCCGTCGGGTCGGCGGATCGGGGTTCGTCGGACGATGGCAACGGCGAGGCGGGGGGTCGGAGGCTATCCGGAAACGACGGCgtgtcgtcttcgtctccgtcgtcgtcctctccggCCTTGGTCGTGGTCAAGGGGCAACGCCAGGCGCGAGGATCAGTGACGGCCGTACTCGGGCATGCAGGCCAGGGTCCGGTGGAGGGCGAGAGCATgtgcgaggaggagggggaacggatggaggaggcggccgggTGGACGGCCA of the Drechmeria coniospora strain ARSEF 6962 chromosome 01, whole genome shotgun sequence genome contains:
- a CDS encoding serine/threonine protein phosphatase; the encoded protein is MGCDCEAKGLEIAIRQAEDRMMRSIYSDIRAWVRAHAQDYVLEYFRLLSERRKNAHTSHLDQMTAHTFYHYNAPPHPNQIADAQATLKRGLDDDWQASVQRYPEILEYYFGLVELTIPDDNDSAVKDPPLSALNGQRKAMRRRTVAEGLPSSDSRGSRGGGEAPYDTTPAPPPPPPPPFDDRSLGLERRNSSRRSRMPSRPSTSYYASFP
- a CDS encoding DNA-directed RNA polymerases II 24 kDa polypeptide; the protein is MDYSTPSDGKSKEVVRLWRAWRTVHEMVADREYELAEDEVNISLERFRDEYCNPDGSVNRAKLQFSARPSDSMLRKNTPPPTASNPDPVPDCGPVWIEFLTDKQFGVAQIRQFAKHTITNKYKTGIMVTHVALSPAARKTLASVESLAKIECFLEDDLLVNITHHELVPRHVLLSREEKTALLKRYRLKETQLPRILQKDPVARYLGLKRGQVVKIIRVSETAGRYASYRLCV
- a CDS encoding integral membrane protein, with translation MTLYSDPPTLRDYREDKPTLLVCWWMTSFCALMIILRVVGRFIRTEKLFLEDKIASLALVPLFLRMVCLHFVLRYGTNNADFSRLELTPTQLRQKSIASGLVLASRIFYGATLWILKLAILEFLRRLTDLTWSRSHQVTLIAIRLTLALTFVAVVVGTLVECSPFRRYWQVLPDPGGQCRQAYVQLITMTTCNVVTDALLVFFPIPIIVRSQMKLKRKIHLILLFSLSLSVVVVTLYRLPRTMEERGGQQIRSLLASVELLFATAAANALVLGSFVRDRGIKKQKFHRNSAADSFDRSSSARRPTLQQQWGSDEDLVRDVGLSVDPELQEPPRSPATEHFSTTPVFKHREEYGVDWQGSTSRASNSEHSDDLLVPLDPLSKTDPRKRRLSFLDVGGLLDGEAGGGTGGGYRRGSGPSSTPAPGSPYGAPPASVPASTVGVRRGSAALLQDLDGLAVPASPHPSRARARGGSELEPIPQKRPVHLSSSQHDLEFADPGGLLK